In Methanosphaera sp. ISO3-F5, a genomic segment contains:
- the cobI gene encoding precorrin-2 C(20)-methyltransferase translates to MAIGKLYGIGVGPGDPELVTIKAARIIKNTDIIFAPQSKKGRPSVALRIVQGIIDEREKEPEILQPLFPMTEDAETLDKSWDEAAKQLFDKLSLGLDVVFVTLGDPTIFSTFSYVSKRLQKMGVEVVLVPGIAAMTACSTTAGLQLTEQDDIMVVVPQIDERLPKILPYVDTVVAMKTSRHLDVLEDCINADPREKEIVSVQNCTMEDENIVHGFVDNKKYFSTSIIKFKKE, encoded by the coding sequence ATGGCGATAGGTAAATTATATGGAATCGGAGTAGGTCCTGGAGACCCAGAATTAGTAACTATAAAAGCAGCAAGAATCATAAAGAATACAGACATAATATTTGCACCACAATCCAAAAAAGGTAGACCAAGTGTTGCATTAAGAATAGTTCAAGGAATAATTGATGAAAGAGAAAAAGAACCAGAAATACTACAACCATTATTCCCTATGACAGAAGATGCAGAAACACTGGATAAATCATGGGATGAAGCAGCAAAACAACTCTTTGATAAATTGTCCTTAGGATTGGATGTTGTATTTGTTACATTAGGGGATCCAACAATTTTCAGCACATTTTCTTATGTTTCTAAAAGATTACAGAAAATGGGTGTTGAAGTAGTGCTCGTACCGGGAATTGCAGCTATGACTGCTTGTTCAACCACTGCAGGATTACAACTAACAGAACAAGATGATATTATGGTAGTTGTGCCTCAAATAGATGAACGTTTACCAAAGATTTTACCTTATGTTGATACTGTTGTTGCAATGAAAACATCACGTCATTTGGATGTACTGGAAGACTGTATTAATGCAGATCCAAGAGAAAAAGAAATAGTGTCTGTACAGAATTGTACAATGGAAGATGAAAATATTGTCCATGGTTTTGTTGATAATAAAAAATATTTTTCAACAAGTATAATTAAGTTTAAAAAGGAATAA
- a CDS encoding glycosyltransferase family 4 protein: MKNFTCIFPGLYNYILTKDVGMIPYTLSKEYESKIITYDNEEYSYLDTILKSENFNIECLEKTDNEKKDVEKYIKTHAKKIDILQLYHLRYNILPSYIFYYKLYNPSGKIYLKLDANNEFIDFLIKRRGILPSIRRLYVKILFKFIDIISIETKRNYELLMDSNLVSKDKLLYLPNGIQKTDKNVTNKEPVILYVGYIEKKNKSIDMLLNAVKDIDLREWKVVLVGEILDDMKEFIDNYFLENPHLKDKVIFKGYISDKNILSEEYAKSSIYCCSSRKESFGISTLEAAYHGNYIISTKVGGSPDILEQTEYGVLIEHDVEKLRKTIKESINNWNSIKQDPVMIQKIVYDKFNWDYICKKIIEKIEYK, encoded by the coding sequence TTGAAAAACTTCACCTGCATATTCCCAGGATTATACAATTACATCTTAACAAAAGATGTTGGAATGATACCCTACACATTATCAAAGGAATATGAAAGTAAGATTATAACATATGACAACGAAGAATACAGTTACCTTGACACAATCCTCAAATCAGAAAATTTTAACATAGAATGCCTTGAAAAAACGGACAACGAGAAAAAAGACGTTGAAAAATACATTAAAACACATGCAAAAAAGATTGACATCCTACAACTGTACCACTTAAGATATAATATACTACCATCATACATATTTTACTATAAACTATATAATCCGAGTGGAAAAATTTACCTAAAATTAGATGCGAACAATGAATTCATTGATTTTCTAATTAAACGAAGAGGAATACTTCCTTCCATTAGGCGATTATACGTGAAAATATTGTTCAAGTTTATTGACATCATCAGCATTGAAACAAAGAGAAACTATGAATTATTAATGGACAGTAATCTCGTATCCAAAGATAAACTACTCTACCTTCCAAATGGTATCCAAAAAACAGACAAAAACGTGACAAACAAGGAACCGGTAATATTATATGTAGGATACATTGAAAAAAAGAACAAATCCATAGACATGCTGTTAAATGCTGTTAAAGATATTGATTTAAGGGAATGGAAAGTTGTACTAGTAGGAGAGATACTGGATGATATGAAGGAATTTATTGACAATTACTTCCTAGAAAATCCACACCTAAAAGACAAGGTAATATTCAAGGGATATATCAGTGACAAAAATATATTATCTGAAGAATATGCTAAAAGTAGCATATACTGTTGTAGCTCAAGAAAAGAAAGTTTTGGAATATCCACACTAGAAGCAGCATATCATGGAAACTATATTATATCGACAAAAGTAGGTGGATCACCAGATATACTAGAACAGACAGAGTACGGTGTACTCATAGAACATGACGTTGAAAAACTAAGAAAAACCATAAAAGAAAGCATAAACAATTGGAATTCAATAAAACAAGACCCAGTTATGATACAAAAAATTGTATATGATAAATTCAATTGGGATTACATTTGTAAAAAAATAATAGAAAAAATAGAATACAAATAA
- a CDS encoding glycosyltransferase family 2 protein, producing MNWNGWEDSIECLNSLKMVDYPCFEVLLVDNYSNDDSVSCIKNYLDGDDFYSYDLVQKDDLKGFVKNAGSNLVFILNDENAGFAGGNNVALNYVIDNYSSGYVMLLNNDTVITADLFTALVDKFNESDDTGFVGANHYYYHDRGRLQTLGGGIIDLVHGECMAVLDRNVRDVYDFLTGSCIFMSCDVLRDVGPIFEDYFMYWEDVDWCTVARKKGYKLKISDTGCIYHKEGASIQSLSRIYYHTRNRILYMKRNTTGLMYYKFMIYIVLYVMKESVTNITNNKQYSLTLLKGLKDALYKII from the coding sequence TTGAATTGGAATGGCTGGGAGGATAGCATTGAATGCTTAAACTCATTAAAAATGGTGGATTATCCATGTTTTGAGGTTTTATTAGTGGATAACTATTCAAATGATGATTCAGTTAGTTGTATTAAGAATTATCTTGATGGTGATGATTTTTATTCATATGATCTTGTTCAAAAGGATGATTTAAAGGGTTTTGTTAAGAATGCTGGTTCTAACCTGGTGTTTATCTTAAATGATGAGAATGCAGGATTTGCAGGTGGAAATAATGTTGCATTAAATTATGTTATTGATAATTATTCATCGGGTTATGTGATGCTACTGAATAATGATACTGTCATAACTGCTGATTTGTTCACTGCTTTGGTGGATAAGTTCAATGAATCAGATGATACTGGTTTTGTTGGTGCTAACCATTATTATTATCATGATCGTGGTAGGTTACAAACCCTTGGTGGTGGGATAATAGATCTGGTTCATGGTGAATGTATGGCTGTTCTTGATAGGAATGTCCGTGATGTTTATGATTTTTTGACTGGTTCCTGTATTTTCATGTCGTGTGATGTTTTACGTGATGTTGGACCTATTTTTGAGGATTATTTCATGTATTGGGAGGATGTTGATTGGTGTACTGTTGCACGCAAAAAAGGTTACAAATTAAAAATTTCAGATACTGGATGCATATATCATAAGGAAGGAGCATCAATTCAATCACTATCTAGAATATACTATCATACACGTAACAGAATTTTATACATGAAACGAAATACTACTGGTTTAATGTACTATAAATTCATGATTTACATAGTACTGTATGTGATGAAGGAATCAGTAACAAACATCACCAACAACAAACAATATTCCCTCACACTACTAAAAGGACTAAAAGACGCACTATATAAAATTATATAA
- a CDS encoding glycosyltransferase family 4 protein, whose protein sequence is MNKKQLKIAVFHNLPSGGAKRSLYTYIQYLTQQGHIVDVFIPETANEEYLPLENVANNVIKYEVKPSFIREKIYQIFSYVPAIIKQVSVNNVMKTEQKIAEDLNNSSYDIVYCEQDQYTMTPVIFKYLKKPSIYYCAQPIRNEQILKKVNNQKTKAGIFNHPLIKPFAQMFIDQIETRDYERDIEFAEYSTNILTNSYFTHENILRQYGKNSRVSYIGVDNQMFTPLNLERDNYVLSVGTCIPPKGYDFLIRSIANIPQKIRPELVIVGNSSDQLWIEYLKTLAKENKVELDILTQISDDDLIRLYNKAKLVVYAPYLEPFGYVPLEAMACGTPVVGVKEGGLRESILHNKTGLLTQRNEKDFANAIIKLLEDQELWNKFSANGVKYIESAWTLEKAGKRLLNNMYKIIEENK, encoded by the coding sequence TTGAATAAAAAACAATTAAAAATAGCAGTATTCCATAATCTCCCATCAGGTGGGGCAAAACGCTCACTATACACATACATACAATATTTAACACAACAAGGACACATAGTTGATGTATTCATACCAGAAACAGCCAACGAAGAATACCTGCCACTAGAAAACGTAGCAAACAACGTCATAAAATACGAAGTAAAACCAAGCTTCATAAGAGAAAAAATATACCAAATATTCAGCTACGTACCAGCAATAATCAAACAAGTATCAGTAAACAACGTAATGAAAACAGAACAAAAAATAGCAGAAGACCTAAACAACTCAAGCTACGACATAGTATACTGCGAACAAGACCAGTACACAATGACACCAGTAATATTCAAATACCTAAAAAAACCATCAATATACTACTGCGCTCAACCAATCAGAAACGAACAAATACTAAAAAAAGTAAACAACCAAAAAACAAAAGCAGGAATATTCAACCACCCACTCATCAAACCATTCGCACAAATGTTCATAGACCAAATAGAAACAAGAGACTATGAAAGAGACATAGAATTCGCAGAATACTCCACAAACATACTCACAAACTCCTACTTCACACACGAAAACATACTAAGACAATACGGAAAAAACTCAAGAGTATCCTACATAGGAGTAGACAACCAAATGTTCACACCACTAAATCTAGAAAGAGACAATTACGTACTCTCAGTAGGAACATGCATACCACCAAAAGGATACGATTTCCTAATAAGATCAATAGCAAACATACCACAAAAAATAAGACCAGAACTAGTAATAGTAGGAAACAGTAGTGACCAACTATGGATAGAATACCTGAAAACACTAGCAAAAGAAAACAAAGTAGAACTAGACATACTGACCCAAATATCAGATGATGACCTAATAAGACTATACAACAAAGCAAAACTAGTAGTATATGCACCATACCTAGAACCATTCGGATATGTTCCACTAGAAGCAATGGCCTGTGGAACACCAGTAGTAGGAGTAAAAGAAGGAGGACTAAGAGAATCAATACTACACAACAAAACAGGCTTACTAACACAAAGAAACGAAAAAGACTTTGCAAATGCAATAATTAAACTACTGGAAGACCAAGAATTATGGAATAAATTCTCAGCAAACGGAGTAAAATACATAGAATCAGCATGGACACTAGAAAAAGCCGGAAAAAGACTATTAAACAACATGTACAAAATAATAGAAGAAAACAAGTGA
- a CDS encoding glycosyltransferase family 2 protein, which translates to MEKPLVSIILLNWNGYEDTLEALESLYNINYPNYNVIVADNNSTNDSIEKIKQYTQGKIKVETKYTKYQNNKPIQLTITNEGEYPENIDNTTTPQEKKLLLIKNKKNYGFAKGNNIAIEYTIKHDNPEYILLLNNDTIVDPDFLTKMINVALTDDKIGIIGPKFYYYDFEGNHETIWCIGSVVDLEHFPGHHSIMEEPSYDLTQKVIECDWVSGAGLLIKTEAMPSDYLSTEFFFGCEDVDLAIQVKQKGYKVITVTDSIIWHKVGMSRHKSSTLKTEYNHISTNLKFIKKHKKNYYLHLPKYLIQITKLYLTAIIKKI; encoded by the coding sequence ATGGAAAAACCACTAGTATCAATCATACTACTAAACTGGAACGGCTATGAAGACACACTCGAAGCACTAGAATCACTCTACAACATAAACTATCCCAACTATAACGTAATAGTTGCAGATAACAACTCAACCAATGATTCAATAGAAAAAATAAAACAATACACCCAAGGAAAAATCAAAGTAGAAACAAAATACACAAAATACCAAAACAACAAACCAATACAACTAACAATAACCAACGAAGGAGAATACCCAGAAAACATAGACAACACAACAACACCCCAAGAAAAAAAATTACTACTAATAAAAAACAAGAAAAACTATGGCTTCGCAAAAGGAAACAACATAGCTATAGAATACACTATAAAACATGACAACCCAGAATACATACTACTATTAAACAATGACACCATAGTAGACCCAGATTTCCTCACCAAAATGATAAATGTAGCATTAACTGATGATAAAATAGGAATAATCGGACCCAAATTCTATTATTATGACTTCGAAGGAAACCATGAAACAATATGGTGCATAGGAAGTGTAGTAGACTTAGAACATTTCCCAGGTCACCACAGTATAATGGAAGAACCAAGCTATGACCTAACACAAAAAGTAATCGAATGTGACTGGGTATCCGGAGCAGGACTACTCATCAAAACAGAAGCAATGCCCTCAGATTATTTATCAACAGAATTCTTCTTCGGATGTGAAGATGTGGACCTAGCAATTCAAGTAAAACAAAAAGGATACAAAGTAATAACAGTAACAGACTCCATAATATGGCATAAAGTAGGAATGAGCAGACATAAAAGTTCAACACTAAAAACAGAATATAATCACATATCAACCAACCTAAAATTCATAAAAAAACATAAAAAAAACTACTACCTACACCTACCAAAATACCTCATACAAATAACAAAACTATACCTCACAGCAATAATCAAAAAAATATAA
- a CDS encoding Ig-like domain-containing protein: MFITFSAVSAENITDTSNVNMNDDISEESDISHVTDVKKKETNNITKTSASTSKISSKISVDSQSVKYDTTTKFKAQITDSYGNNIDEGKAVFKINGNTIGNANVNNGVATLTFKLSDMTPKKYTLTVKYGENSKYYGSSATTTLTLLKHNSKIVLNNESVITRDTVKLTGKVIDADTGSVAKSGKVAFKINGKTAGYATVSNGIVSLTYHATKLSAKTYKLTASYGGNSFLNSDRSETSYLKVSAIPTRMSVNKVSGYSDSVVLKATVVEKSTSEYLPSGVVVFKINGKTLGNSTITNGKTSFTYETTHLARGTYTITAILKPTSTYASSSAENELTINAEEYFTFKQIKSAAITVRTQFEANKNVDTVYISKSRIALSEFLALMIKTTENLYYTGSSNKVAYEHFKSLNTQSDSVSKGVYYIDEIIDMGERTYNFMQKNNRPPKYTSSVFGNIGFFNLVYTYTRVLDASTSDYLVDTCRVYNWNAIHPSNPKVRTIYITSDVVYNKNKDYAYMNKLKSKLESYGYTVKIGGYGPNSHVEDIWYGSLPDNAVQVSIFSGADAGVIYDISTRSFMKSKESRLMFLVYYSATSVDITGMKFLKRAHDDNYSPSSFTGLANPDIYLKNHGYDYAYTTSVDTIAKSVINYIS, translated from the coding sequence ATGTTCATAACATTTTCAGCTGTATCTGCAGAAAACATCACAGATACTTCAAATGTTAATATGAATGATGATATCTCTGAAGAAAGTGATATCAGTCATGTGACGGATGTAAAAAAGAAAGAAACAAATAACATTACAAAGACTAGTGCATCAACTAGTAAAATATCTTCAAAAATATCAGTTGATTCACAATCTGTAAAATATGATACAACAACCAAATTCAAGGCCCAAATAACAGATTCCTACGGAAATAATATAGACGAAGGAAAAGCGGTCTTTAAAATAAATGGGAATACTATTGGTAATGCAAATGTAAACAATGGAGTTGCTACATTAACATTCAAATTAAGTGATATGACTCCAAAAAAATACACATTAACAGTAAAATATGGAGAAAATTCAAAATACTATGGAAGTTCAGCTACTACAACATTAACATTACTAAAACATAATAGTAAAATAGTATTAAATAACGAATCAGTAATTACAAGAGATACAGTTAAATTAACTGGAAAAGTTATTGATGCTGATACGGGAAGTGTAGCTAAAAGTGGAAAAGTAGCATTTAAGATTAATGGAAAAACAGCAGGTTATGCTACTGTTTCAAATGGAATAGTTTCTCTAACATACCATGCAACAAAACTCTCGGCAAAAACATACAAATTAACAGCATCATATGGAGGTAACAGTTTCTTAAATTCGGATCGTTCCGAGACAAGTTACCTAAAGGTTTCAGCAATACCTACTCGTATGAGTGTTAATAAGGTATCAGGTTACTCTGACTCAGTAGTTCTTAAGGCAACCGTGGTAGAAAAAAGCACTTCCGAATATCTTCCTTCAGGAGTGGTTGTGTTTAAGATAAATGGGAAAACATTAGGAAATTCAACAATAACCAATGGTAAAACTTCATTTACTTATGAAACTACTCATTTAGCAAGAGGTACATATACTATTACAGCAATACTAAAACCAACATCAACCTATGCTTCATCTAGTGCTGAAAATGAGTTAACAATAAATGCGGAGGAATATTTCACATTTAAACAAATAAAATCTGCTGCAATAACAGTTAGAACACAGTTTGAAGCAAATAAAAATGTTGACACAGTTTATATTAGTAAATCCAGAATAGCATTGTCTGAATTTTTAGCATTAATGATTAAAACTACTGAAAATCTTTATTACACTGGGTCATCAAATAAAGTTGCATATGAACATTTCAAATCTCTAAATACGCAGTCAGATTCAGTTAGTAAAGGAGTTTATTATATTGATGAAATTATAGACATGGGTGAAAGAACCTACAATTTCATGCAAAAAAATAATAGGCCACCCAAATATACTTCATCCGTATTTGGAAATATAGGCTTCTTTAACCTAGTGTACACTTATACTAGGGTATTGGATGCATCTACATCAGATTACCTTGTGGATACCTGTAGAGTATATAATTGGAATGCTATTCATCCAAGTAATCCTAAAGTAAGAACAATATACATAACTAGTGATGTTGTTTATAATAAAAATAAGGATTATGCTTATATGAATAAGCTCAAATCAAAACTAGAATCATACGGGTATACTGTTAAAATAGGAGGTTATGGTCCTAATTCACATGTTGAAGATATTTGGTATGGATCCTTACCTGATAACGCTGTTCAGGTATCTATTTTCAGTGGAGCAGATGCTGGAGTAATTTATGATATAAGTACTAGAAGTTTCATGAAATCAAAAGAAAGCAGACTAATGTTTTTAGTTTATTATTCTGCTACTAGTGTCGATATAACAGGTATGAAATTCTTAAAAAGAGCACATGATGATAATTATTCACCAAGTAGTTTCACTGGACTTGCTAATCCGGATATTTATTTAAAAAATCATGGATATGATTATGCATACACAACTAGTGTGGATACAATTGCAAAAAGTGTTATAAATTACATTTCCTAA
- a CDS encoding glycosyltransferase family 4 protein gives MKTKILFTHNTAMWYRLPFFKKISENNDLSLVFTHMDVIRDTYDKNVENNIKGLEGVNYSILQNIHGFARGLISKALHRYDVTIGGSWDTPQELVETIFLFIITKIKREPFIIWREDWDWEKENTTKEKILNVIIKFLCKHANAILVPGSLHKEYFNNALNVPEEKIHIMPNVSNIHGNADLSKKEHSTLKILYVGRLIERKGVNYLLDAYNNLELENIELIIVGSGPEEENLKKQVQKESIENVTFTGKINNDKLEEYYNESNLVVIPSINKGMGDPWVFVLNEAMYYYNPIIATNMVGAAPDMVKDNGIIVNEKDSPALTYAMNKILSNDTLRNKMSLKSKEIIEKEFQYCNMVDSFNDAVKKVKNN, from the coding sequence ATGAAAACTAAGATATTATTCACTCATAACACTGCTATGTGGTACAGACTACCTTTCTTTAAGAAAATATCCGAAAATAATGATTTAAGCTTAGTTTTCACACACATGGATGTGATAAGAGACACTTACGATAAGAATGTTGAAAATAATATTAAGGGTCTTGAAGGAGTAAATTACAGCATACTTCAGAATATTCACGGTTTTGCAAGAGGATTAATAAGCAAAGCTCTTCACAGATATGATGTGACTATTGGTGGAAGCTGGGATACTCCACAGGAACTCGTTGAAACAATATTCTTATTTATTATTACGAAGATTAAAAGAGAACCATTCATTATCTGGCGTGAAGACTGGGACTGGGAAAAGGAAAACACTACTAAAGAAAAAATTCTTAATGTGATTATTAAATTTTTATGCAAACATGCAAATGCAATACTAGTACCCGGAAGTCTTCACAAAGAATACTTTAACAATGCATTAAATGTTCCAGAAGAAAAAATACATATTATGCCAAATGTTAGTAATATTCATGGTAACGCTGATTTATCAAAAAAAGAACATTCTACCCTGAAAATATTATATGTGGGTCGTTTAATAGAACGTAAAGGTGTGAATTATTTACTGGATGCTTATAATAATTTGGAACTGGAAAATATTGAATTAATCATAGTTGGTTCTGGTCCAGAGGAAGAAAACCTGAAAAAACAGGTACAGAAAGAATCCATAGAAAATGTTACATTTACTGGTAAAATAAATAATGATAAACTAGAAGAATATTATAATGAAAGTAATTTAGTTGTTATTCCTTCAATAAACAAGGGTATGGGTGACCCATGGGTGTTTGTGTTAAACGAGGCAATGTATTATTATAATCCAATTATAGCTACCAATATGGTTGGAGCTGCTCCAGATATGGTGAAAGATAATGGAATTATAGTTAATGAAAAGGACAGTCCAGCATTAACTTATGCTATGAATAAAATTTTAAGTAATGATACCCTTAGAAATAAAATGAGTTTAAAGTCTAAGGAAATTATAGAAAAAGAATTTCAGTACTGTAATATGGTTGACTCGTTCAATGATGCCGTGAAAAAAGTTAAAAATAATTAA
- a CDS encoding DUF2206 domain-containing protein, producing MMEFRNIFTMNDWKFKEFAIVILLIQVLMWVVGYFSFNEMHIPIFNDIITLLYLSLVPGVLILRIMKIHKLGNTFTTLLSVGLSILSVLVIGLFMNQVYPLVGIAHPIETIPLLVTFTIYNMLLLVVAYKQDKTYFHHSSSKLNFELLTSNQFLCLCILPLIAIIGAYTLQYDGRNEIQILLLLLICILVLAMAWGYLKKNYFHIAIFSIAISLLYYSVLISNHIWGYDIFFEYQFATYVIKNGIWDYTWPHAYNAMLSVVMYAPIYNKLSGMTLTWILKFIYPFLFSLISIGLYKIFEKRTGGKIAFLAAFFFIAYNGFSYGWMVQMARQQIAEIFLVLLVWLMIDRRIPQNKRKILYLLFGVGLILSHYSVTYLFMFMLLATILTLTIISSRFGNILNTILLKFGAKQKYFGEYFKVEDQTISLPLSLFFIGFIVVYYSLTADSKPIASLFDALKIVSKNVNMIVTSGSINPMLILAGLGVVLIAIIVGYKIFYRISNDINPEDVKAHPFIKEQITKIEQMSLRRKEAIIVGITILAFLHIWWPFKFMNIVSINAHRVILLSVYFILVGFVMNILQPKYLHFTREYNAFAFFNMIILACGLFIPAFRGQLSLQRIYEVTFVVLAPFCIIGLYYISNSALDLIKTTALRTRIGITMKVIGIFLVFFFILNTGLIDYEVGQSSTLPIDNTIDAPIFSQGEYAGVAWFNQYYSNNENNTLFSDAFSNILLYWLNDMHTTNPKNMSDMEPGSYLFLRSNNIEHTSFLYGNGEYIPLDEAISKSSKIYDNGDSQIYRRMTHSW from the coding sequence ATGATGGAATTTAGAAATATTTTTACGATGAACGATTGGAAATTTAAAGAATTTGCAATAGTTATTCTGCTAATACAAGTTTTAATGTGGGTTGTAGGATATTTTTCATTTAATGAAATGCATATACCTATATTTAATGATATTATCACATTATTATACCTTAGCTTAGTTCCAGGAGTTCTTATACTGAGGATAATGAAGATTCATAAACTTGGAAATACTTTCACCACATTACTTAGTGTGGGTTTGAGTATTCTTTCCGTGCTTGTAATTGGATTGTTTATGAATCAGGTATATCCACTCGTTGGTATTGCACATCCTATTGAAACTATCCCCTTATTGGTAACATTCACAATTTATAACATGCTTCTATTGGTGGTTGCTTATAAACAGGATAAGACTTATTTCCATCATAGCAGTTCAAAATTAAATTTTGAGCTATTAACTTCTAACCAGTTCCTTTGTCTATGTATTTTACCTTTAATTGCTATTATTGGTGCTTATACGTTACAGTATGATGGTAGGAATGAGATTCAAATACTGTTATTATTGTTGATATGTATACTGGTGTTGGCTATGGCTTGGGGATATTTGAAGAAGAATTATTTCCATATTGCCATTTTCAGTATTGCAATATCATTATTGTATTATAGTGTTCTGATATCTAATCATATATGGGGTTATGATATATTCTTTGAGTATCAGTTTGCCACATATGTTATTAAGAATGGTATTTGGGATTATACTTGGCCTCATGCATATAATGCAATGTTAAGTGTTGTTATGTATGCACCAATATACAATAAATTATCTGGTATGACTTTGACCTGGATTTTAAAGTTTATTTATCCATTCCTGTTTTCATTAATAAGTATTGGATTATATAAGATCTTTGAAAAACGTACTGGAGGAAAAATAGCATTTCTTGCAGCATTTTTCTTTATTGCTTATAATGGTTTTTCATATGGATGGATGGTTCAGATGGCAAGACAGCAGATTGCTGAAATATTTCTTGTACTCTTAGTATGGCTGATGATAGATAGACGTATCCCACAGAATAAGAGAAAAATATTGTATTTATTATTTGGTGTAGGATTAATATTATCCCATTACAGTGTAACATACCTTTTCATGTTCATGCTACTTGCTACTATACTGACATTAACAATAATATCCAGTCGTTTTGGTAACATATTAAACACAATTCTCTTAAAGTTTGGTGCTAAACAGAAATACTTCGGAGAATACTTTAAAGTAGAGGATCAGACCATTAGTCTTCCTTTATCGTTGTTCTTCATAGGATTTATTGTTGTCTATTATTCCTTAACTGCTGACAGTAAACCTATTGCTTCATTGTTTGATGCTTTGAAGATTGTTTCAAAAAATGTTAACATGATAGTTACCAGTGGCAGCATTAATCCTATGCTAATACTTGCAGGGTTAGGTGTTGTTTTAATAGCCATTATTGTAGGTTATAAAATATTTTATAGGATTTCAAATGATATTAATCCGGAGGACGTTAAAGCTCATCCATTCATAAAGGAGCAGATAACAAAAATAGAGCAGATGAGTTTACGACGTAAAGAGGCAATAATTGTTGGAATCACCATACTTGCGTTCCTGCATATCTGGTGGCCTTTCAAGTTTATGAATATTGTCAGTATTAATGCTCATAGAGTTATTCTCTTGTCTGTGTATTTCATATTGGTTGGTTTTGTGATGAATATCCTGCAACCAAAATATTTACACTTTACCAGAGAATATAATGCGTTTGCATTCTTTAATATGATAATATTAGCATGTGGATTGTTTATACCTGCATTTAGAGGTCAGTTAAGTTTACAGAGAATTTATGAGGTAACATTTGTTGTTTTAGCTCCATTTTGTATAATTGGATTATATTATATAAGTAATTCCGCATTAGACCTGATTAAAACAACAGCGCTTAGAACCCGTATTGGAATAACTATGAAGGTAATTGGTATCTTTTTAGTATTTTTCTTTATTCTTAACACGGGCCTTATTGACTATGAGGTTGGACAAAGTTCCACCCTACCTATAGATAATACGATTGATGCTCCAATCTTCAGTCAGGGAGAATATGCTGGTGTTGCATGGTTTAACCAGTATTATAGTAATAATGAGAACAACACATTATTTAGTGATGCTTTCAGTAATATTTTATTGTATTGGCTGAATGATATGCATACAACTAATCCAAAGAATATGTCGGACATGGAGCCCGGAAGTTATTTGTTCCTAAGATCAAATAATATAGAGCATACTTCATTTTTATATGGAAATGGAGAATATATTCCATTAGATGAAGCTATAAGTAAATCAAGTAAAATATATGATAATGGAGATTCACAAATTTATAGAAGAATGACTCATTCATGGTGA